Proteins from a genomic interval of Flammeovirgaceae bacterium SG7u.111:
- a CDS encoding SusE domain-containing protein, with protein sequence MKKYIIFLFVLAGLISSCDQEQFVGSGLESLRDFSLIEVPTGRVELNPLTPDEPIVVQWNQARSGFDSPVSYTWLAVTEGGDLEAPVLELPSDNDNTATQITFTHAQLQEALKNLGVAEGGEASLDWGVRASNGEITKISGPSPVTIVRYRETLADFNLMTPTNNTPLYLLESSADEDIVIKWEASKAGLGSGITYTWKADNIGGDFAEPILSFSSDNSGQDTTLTLTHQQLEDALKDLGIEEKGKASIIWTVEAKATDAEGVVKMAEEPFNLDLYRYGAGIALTFKLSQFAEVPAGYGVFLAGSLGDLGIADGNWQEPGSNQALKLELKDGVYQKTFIITPDKDGIGIEYKYFLVPDGGTSWGGGEQTFNDAGCQGIDNRKFTFNSGDFSDQTVEGAVVTWEGFCVADGKDLVKFTVDVPVDTPTDKDIYITGDLGVVYWVQPGQAAGLKMNNTGGTTYEIYLPMTNGQSVEFKFFLATTDAPAWGNGEQKPNGDNTGCEGVENRLFTYDGTNSFTGTVQTWEGYCPF encoded by the coding sequence ATGAAAAAATATATCATATTCTTATTTGTTCTAGCAGGTCTCATTTCGTCGTGTGACCAAGAGCAGTTTGTAGGCTCAGGGCTAGAAAGTTTGAGGGATTTTTCCCTCATAGAAGTGCCAACGGGAAGGGTAGAATTGAACCCTTTGACCCCAGACGAACCAATAGTTGTTCAATGGAACCAAGCCCGTTCAGGTTTTGATTCTCCTGTAAGCTATACTTGGTTAGCGGTTACAGAAGGTGGCGATTTGGAAGCTCCTGTACTGGAACTTCCTTCCGACAATGATAATACAGCAACGCAAATCACCTTTACACATGCACAATTGCAAGAAGCACTCAAAAATTTGGGTGTTGCTGAAGGTGGTGAAGCATCTTTGGACTGGGGAGTAAGGGCAAGTAACGGTGAAATAACTAAAATATCAGGTCCTTCACCAGTTACTATCGTGCGCTACCGCGAAACATTGGCGGATTTTAATCTTATGACGCCAACAAATAACACACCATTATACTTATTGGAATCGAGTGCAGACGAAGATATCGTTATAAAGTGGGAAGCGAGCAAGGCGGGGCTAGGTTCAGGTATTACATACACATGGAAAGCTGATAACATAGGTGGCGATTTTGCCGAGCCAATTCTTTCTTTTTCTTCTGACAACAGTGGGCAGGATACCACTCTTACCCTTACACACCAACAGTTAGAAGATGCTCTGAAAGATTTAGGAATTGAAGAAAAAGGCAAAGCCTCCATTATCTGGACAGTAGAGGCTAAAGCTACGGATGCAGAAGGTGTAGTAAAAATGGCAGAAGAGCCTTTTAATCTTGACCTTTATCGTTACGGAGCAGGTATTGCACTTACCTTCAAGCTTAGTCAATTTGCCGAGGTTCCTGCCGGTTACGGCGTATTTTTGGCAGGTTCATTAGGTGACTTGGGCATTGCTGATGGTAATTGGCAAGAGCCTGGTTCAAACCAAGCTTTGAAGCTTGAATTGAAAGACGGGGTTTACCAGAAAACATTTATAATAACTCCTGACAAAGACGGAATTGGTATTGAATATAAATATTTCCTTGTACCTGATGGCGGAACAAGCTGGGGAGGTGGCGAGCAAACGTTTAATGATGCTGGATGCCAAGGAATAGACAACAGAAAATTTACATTTAACAGTGGTGATTTTTCTGACCAAACCGTAGAAGGTGCAGTAGTGACTTGGGAAGGCTTTTGTGTGGCAGATGGCAAAGATTTGGTGAAATTCACCGTGGATGTTCCTGTCGATACTCCTACGGATAAAGATATTTATATCACTGGTGATTTGGGTGTAGTATACTGGGTGCAGCCTGGTCAAGCGGCAGGTCTGAAAATGAATAATACAGGAGGTACTACCTACGAAATTTATCTTCCAATGACCAATGGGCAATCAGTAGAGTTTAAATTTTTCTTAGCGACTACAGATGCCCCAGCTTGGGGTAATGGAGAGCAAAAGCCTAATGGAGACAATACGGGTTGCGAAGGGGTGGAGAACCGTTTGTTTACCTACGACGGCACCAATTCGTTCACAGGAACGGTACAAACTTGGGAAGGCTATTGCCCTTTCTAG